A single region of the Candidatus Sungiibacteriota bacterium genome encodes:
- a CDS encoding adenylyltransferase/cytidyltransferase family protein: MASLISINKLAEVRRKHRHKTIVFCSGTFDLTHPGHVLFLEDCKKQGDILVVAVGDDVSIRDIKGEKRPIFNHHMRAKMINSLKPVDYCLVSSAPKGRPLGFMEEMFRRLKPDVYVVNEDAFDIPTRRHLIQKLGIKFAVLKRRCPKKFDQVSTTKLIEKIRAI, encoded by the coding sequence ATGGCGTCACTAATCAGCATAAATAAATTAGCCGAAGTTAGACGTAAGCATCGTCATAAAACCATTGTTTTTTGCTCCGGCACTTTTGATTTGACCCATCCCGGCCATGTTTTATTTTTGGAAGACTGCAAAAAGCAAGGAGATATTTTGGTGGTGGCCGTCGGGGATGATGTCTCCATACGCGACATCAAGGGTGAAAAGCGTCCCATCTTCAATCACCACATGCGGGCAAAAATGATAAACTCCCTGAAACCCGTTGATTATTGTCTTGTGTCTTCCGCCCCCAAGGGACGGCCGCTTGGTTTTATGGAGGAAATGTTTCGCAGGCTTAAACCCGATGTCTACGTAGTCAACGAAGACGCTTTTGATATACCTACCCGTAGGCACCTTATCCAAAAATTAGGGATAAAGTTTGCTGTTCTTAAAAGACGCTGCCCTAAAAAATTTGATCAAGTGTCAACGACAAAACTTATTGAAAAGATAAGGGCGATTTAA
- a CDS encoding acylneuraminate cytidylyltransferase family protein has product MDQSLKVLGVVGARSGSRSIPHKNIKPLLGKPLLAWIIEAANASGYVTRLIISTDSPEYGEIAKSYGAEMPFLRPKELAEDHVPDFDFLYHAATWLRDNEGWQADIILRLPPTTPLCRPEHIDECVKLLIADPLADSSRTITSASKHPYKLWRAKGEYLEPFLSEEFTGFKDAHNMPRQAFPKAYQHVDVIALRWKTLVEEKSMAGKKVRYHLIPKTDAIDIDSDIDFLIAEELLRRRVGLNTI; this is encoded by the coding sequence ATGGACCAATCGTTAAAGGTTTTGGGAGTGGTAGGCGCGCGCTCGGGCTCGCGTTCCATACCCCATAAAAACATAAAACCGCTTTTGGGTAAGCCGTTGCTGGCTTGGATCATTGAGGCGGCCAATGCATCGGGGTACGTAACACGCCTCATAATTTCCACAGACTCTCCGGAGTACGGGGAAATTGCTAAAAGTTATGGAGCCGAGATGCCTTTTTTACGACCTAAGGAACTGGCCGAGGATCACGTTCCTGATTTTGATTTTTTGTATCATGCCGCGACTTGGCTTCGTGACAACGAAGGTTGGCAGGCGGATATAATTTTGCGTCTTCCGCCCACCACTCCGCTTTGCCGGCCCGAACACATTGATGAATGTGTTAAACTTTTAATCGCTGACCCTTTGGCTGATTCTTCTCGGACGATAACTTCTGCCTCTAAACATCCTTATAAACTTTGGCGGGCTAAGGGCGAGTATCTGGAACCGTTTTTATCAGAAGAATTTACCGGCTTTAAAGATGCCCATAATATGCCGCGTCAAGCTTTCCCCAAGGCGTATCAGCACGTGGATGTGATTGCGCTTCGCTGGAAAACTCTGGTAGAAGAAAAGTCTATGGCCGGCAAAAAAGTCAGGTATCATTTAATACCCAAAACCGATGCTATAGATATTGATTCTGATATAGATTTTTTAATAGCCGAAGAGCTTCTAAGAAGGAGGGTGGGGCTTAACACCATATGA
- a CDS encoding SDR family oxidoreductase, with translation MTEFQNLKILGVVGARSGSKTIPHKNIKPLLGKPLLSWIIEAAKRSQYLTRVVLSTDSPEYAEIGRRYGAETPFLRPKELAEDHVPDFDWLHHAAVWLAENEGWKADVIVRLPPTSPICRTEDVDATIKLLLDDPTADSAYTIMEPAKHPYKMWRIKGDAIEPFLTESFTGIRDAYNKPRQSYPRAYFYIDSSAIRWKTLVENKSMAGDRVRYHVIDEAVDIDTEKDFERAEAILQERAARRAKEIRPDLDIKIKDSLYRNLFDLTGEIAVVTGGMGRLGGEFTKALVGAGSAVAIFDLKDIPSQKIRALQEGGFSVSCHKVDITKKQEVARGFREVVARFGVPTILVNNAGLDASPDASAAVNGPYEDYPEDAWHEVLHSHLTGAHFVSQEFIRHIKTSGKKGSIINISSTYGLVAPDQSVYDFRRENGEEFYKPITYSVAKAGVLNFTRWLAEYCRQSGIPVRVNTLVPGGVYAGQNEIFLKEYSKRTVLGRMAEEHEYNAAILFLASHHASSYMTGSALVIDGGWTAR, from the coding sequence ATGACCGAGTTCCAAAATCTAAAAATTCTTGGAGTAGTTGGAGCGCGTTCCGGTTCCAAAACCATACCGCACAAAAACATAAAGCCGCTTTTAGGGAAACCGCTTCTGTCTTGGATCATTGAGGCGGCCAAACGTTCCCAATACCTTACGCGGGTAGTTTTATCAACCGACTCCCCGGAATATGCCGAAATTGGAAGGCGTTATGGAGCCGAAACTCCATTTTTGCGTCCCAAGGAGCTGGCCGAAGATCATGTGCCGGATTTTGATTGGTTACATCATGCGGCCGTGTGGCTGGCAGAAAACGAGGGATGGAAGGCCGATGTTATTGTTCGTCTTCCGCCCACTTCTCCTATTTGCCGCACCGAAGATGTTGACGCAACGATTAAACTGCTGTTGGACGATCCAACGGCCGATTCTGCTTACACCATTATGGAGCCGGCCAAGCATCCTTACAAAATGTGGCGTATAAAAGGAGACGCTATTGAGCCGTTTCTAACAGAATCTTTTACCGGCATCAGAGATGCCTACAACAAGCCTCGTCAGTCTTACCCCCGAGCTTATTTTTACATTGATTCCTCGGCTATACGCTGGAAAACTTTAGTAGAAAATAAGTCTATGGCTGGAGACCGGGTCCGTTATCACGTTATTGACGAAGCCGTAGATATAGATACGGAAAAAGACTTTGAACGCGCCGAGGCCATTTTACAGGAAAGGGCGGCCCGACGCGCCAAAGAAATTCGTCCCGACCTGGACATAAAAATAAAAGATTCCTTGTACAGAAACCTTTTTGATTTAACCGGTGAGATAGCAGTTGTTACCGGCGGCATGGGAAGGTTGGGGGGCGAATTTACAAAAGCATTAGTTGGGGCAGGATCGGCTGTAGCCATTTTTGATTTAAAAGACATTCCCAGTCAAAAAATTCGGGCCCTGCAGGAAGGCGGTTTCTCTGTCTCCTGTCATAAAGTTGATATTACTAAAAAGCAGGAAGTAGCAAGGGGGTTTAGGGAGGTGGTGGCGCGTTTTGGGGTTCCTACAATTTTAGTAAATAACGCCGGCCTGGACGCGTCTCCTGATGCTTCTGCGGCCGTCAACGGTCCTTACGAAGACTATCCGGAAGATGCTTGGCATGAAGTTCTTCATTCTCACCTAACCGGTGCCCACTTTGTATCGCAGGAATTTATCCGCCACATTAAAACATCAGGAAAGAAGGGGAGCATTATAAATATTTCTTCCACCTATGGTCTGGTTGCTCCGGATCAATCCGTGTACGATTTTCGTAGAGAAAATGGAGAAGAATTTTATAAACCCATAACCTACAGCGTGGCCAAAGCCGGGGTTTTAAATTTTACCAGATGGCTTGCGGAATACTGCAGACAATCTGGGATTCCGGTCCGCGTAAACACCCTTGTTCCCGGCGGCGTTTATGCCGGACAAAACGAGATTTTCCTTAAGGAGTACAGCAAACGTACCGTCCTTGGCCGTATGGCCGAAGAGCATGAATACAATGCGGCTATTTTGTTTCTCGCATCACACCACGCCTCCTCATACATGACAGGCTCCGCCTTAGTTATTGATGGGGGTTGGACAGCAAGATAG
- a CDS encoding transketolase, producing MINIKYVPPREMSRIREIITDPFLRAQILADVFRLNTLSMIMEAGSGHIGTSFSCMDILTWLWLEEMQNPNDKDANPSDTYFSSKGHDAPALYSLLIGLEKLPYEYVHKLRRLGGLPGHPDIDTPYVMANTGSLGMGISKARGMALANRLQGKSGRLYVLTGDGELQEGQVWESLQPTVNGGFAEITVIVDHNKMQSDSHIKETSDLGNLEDKFRSFGWVVARSDGHDFHKLAEILAHFKSVQDRPQILIADTIKGKGVSFMERLGEDGLYKFHSGAPSPEHYEAAVKELTDRINNHLAVWGEAPVVLETKEIPPRVAPAPHAQKLITAYTDELVKIASERKEVVAMDADLVLDTGLIPFKKEFPERYVECGIAEQDMVSLAGGMALKGMLPVVHSFECFLSTRPNEHFYNNATEKTKIIYTGSLAGLLPGTPGHSHQSVRGISALGAIPGLTLIQPCNEKETRLTLRWAVEKNPESTYIRLVSIPCETPYELPETYELHIGQGVVLRDGKDAAIFAYGPVMLSEAVKAADLLMFKGISAAVINFPWLNRVDEKWFLQHLASFRIIITIDDHYVTLGQGTLLSSAVAKAFTIHPKVVNLGVEEIPVCGQNQEVLEYHKLDAESIAKRIEALFK from the coding sequence ATGATAAATATCAAATATGTTCCACCTCGGGAAATGAGTCGTATCCGGGAGATAATCACGGACCCGTTTTTGCGCGCCCAGATTCTGGCAGATGTTTTCCGGCTAAATACTCTTTCCATGATTATGGAGGCCGGTTCCGGACATATAGGAACGAGTTTTAGCTGTATGGATATTTTGACCTGGTTGTGGCTGGAGGAGATGCAAAACCCGAATGACAAGGACGCAAATCCTAGCGACACTTACTTTTCTTCCAAAGGCCATGACGCGCCGGCATTATACTCTTTGCTAATTGGCCTTGAGAAATTACCGTATGAATACGTCCATAAGTTACGGCGTCTTGGCGGTCTGCCCGGACACCCTGATATAGACACGCCTTACGTGATGGCCAACACAGGCTCCTTAGGCATGGGGATTTCTAAAGCGCGCGGAATGGCTCTGGCCAATAGACTCCAAGGAAAGTCCGGAAGGCTTTACGTGCTTACCGGCGACGGAGAACTGCAGGAGGGCCAAGTTTGGGAGTCTTTGCAGCCAACTGTAAATGGCGGATTTGCAGAAATTACCGTAATTGTGGATCACAACAAAATGCAGTCCGATAGTCATATAAAAGAAACCAGCGATCTTGGAAACCTTGAAGATAAATTCCGATCCTTTGGGTGGGTAGTGGCTCGTTCCGACGGCCACGACTTTCATAAACTTGCCGAAATTTTGGCGCACTTCAAAAGCGTCCAAGATCGGCCCCAAATTCTTATTGCGGATACCATTAAAGGGAAAGGGGTGTCGTTTATGGAAAGGTTAGGAGAAGACGGTCTTTATAAATTCCATAGCGGCGCACCAAGTCCTGAGCACTACGAGGCGGCCGTAAAAGAACTTACGGATCGCATCAACAATCATCTTGCTGTTTGGGGCGAAGCGCCGGTTGTTTTGGAAACAAAAGAAATACCGCCCCGAGTCGCGCCAGCGCCCCATGCGCAGAAACTTATAACCGCTTATACAGACGAACTTGTAAAAATAGCGAGTGAGCGAAAAGAGGTCGTTGCGATGGATGCAGACCTGGTGTTGGATACCGGCCTTATTCCATTTAAAAAAGAGTTTCCGGAACGCTACGTTGAGTGCGGCATTGCCGAACAGGACATGGTGTCTCTGGCTGGAGGTATGGCACTTAAGGGCATGCTTCCTGTGGTGCATTCCTTTGAGTGTTTTCTTTCTACCCGCCCCAACGAACATTTTTATAACAACGCTACGGAGAAGACAAAAATTATTTATACAGGTTCGCTGGCCGGACTTCTTCCGGGAACGCCCGGACACTCTCATCAGTCAGTACGCGGAATTTCGGCACTCGGCGCTATTCCGGGCCTGACGCTTATCCAACCCTGTAATGAAAAAGAAACGCGGTTGACCCTGCGCTGGGCCGTTGAGAAAAATCCGGAATCAACCTATATCCGACTAGTTAGTATTCCCTGCGAGACTCCGTACGAGTTACCGGAAACATACGAGTTACATATAGGGCAAGGAGTAGTGCTTCGGGACGGTAAAGATGCGGCCATATTTGCTTATGGCCCGGTGATGCTTAGCGAAGCTGTAAAAGCCGCCGATCTTCTTATGTTCAAAGGAATATCAGCCGCCGTTATCAATTTTCCTTGGCTAAATCGGGTTGACGAGAAATGGTTTCTTCAGCATCTTGCTTCTTTTCGTATCATAATAACAATTGACGATCACTATGTTACCTTGGGGCAGGGGACATTACTTTCCAGCGCCGTTGCTAAGGCGTTTACGATTCACCCCAAAGTTGTTAATCTTGGGGTAGAGGAAATTCCCGTGTGCGGTCAGAATCAGGAGGTGCTGGAATATCACAAACTAGACGCCGAATCCATCGCTAAACGGATTGAAGCGCTGTTTAAATAA
- a CDS encoding aldehyde dehydrogenase translates to MDYPKKVLHWIDDRETEPQRGKFFDKYDPATGEKLTEVAGGTAEDAEKAIGGVHRGYERWRKIPVLDRAKILRQAALLIQERKEELAEVIAQECGKSKKDARSEIEAAVECGFFFAGEGQRYNGVVLPSGADRRTISLIRQSMGVGALITPFNNPAAGIAWKLFPALLCGNAVVIKAHEYTPYTPVLYAKIFREAGVPADVISVVQGSGSGVGAPLIADRNVKFVSFTGSVETARFILKETANRLAKVLIEAGGKNPFVVCDDADLNRAVEWAVKSAFVDAGQRCAAASRIIVMNTIYDDFLRLFLEKVKQLRAGTNDTDDFGAIISEPRLNAILKAVNSAVSRGAELLSGGNRVDRPGYFMEPTVISSVSPDDDISQSELFGPVVCIYRAKYFSEAVMLAKSSPFRLTAAIHTKNMDRAQEFINEFQGGVVRVNGPTHGSEPHVPFGGLGISGNGWREPGFAALDFYSEWKQVSIDYHSTREF, encoded by the coding sequence ATGGACTATCCAAAAAAAGTACTTCACTGGATTGATGATCGGGAAACAGAGCCGCAGCGCGGCAAGTTTTTTGATAAGTATGATCCAGCCACCGGAGAGAAACTTACTGAAGTGGCTGGGGGCACAGCCGAGGATGCCGAAAAAGCTATAGGGGGGGTCCATCGCGGGTATGAACGTTGGCGTAAAATACCGGTTTTGGATCGCGCCAAAATACTTCGTCAGGCCGCCCTCTTGATTCAAGAGAGAAAAGAGGAGTTGGCGGAAGTCATAGCGCAGGAGTGCGGAAAATCAAAGAAAGATGCGCGTTCTGAAATTGAAGCAGCAGTAGAGTGCGGATTTTTCTTTGCTGGAGAAGGACAGCGTTACAACGGAGTAGTGCTCCCGAGCGGCGCCGACAGAAGAACTATTTCTCTGATACGACAGAGTATGGGCGTGGGCGCGCTGATTACCCCCTTTAATAATCCTGCGGCTGGTATTGCTTGGAAGCTTTTTCCCGCGCTTCTTTGCGGCAACGCTGTGGTGATCAAGGCCCACGAATACACGCCCTATACGCCGGTTTTGTACGCCAAGATTTTTAGGGAAGCGGGTGTGCCGGCTGATGTGATATCAGTAGTGCAAGGATCGGGAAGCGGCGTTGGGGCTCCGCTGATTGCTGACCGCAATGTTAAATTTGTCAGTTTTACGGGCTCGGTAGAAACAGCCAGATTCATACTAAAAGAAACAGCCAATCGTCTGGCCAAAGTTCTTATAGAGGCTGGAGGAAAGAATCCTTTTGTGGTTTGCGACGACGCGGATCTTAATCGGGCAGTGGAGTGGGCGGTCAAGTCAGCTTTTGTGGACGCCGGACAGCGCTGCGCCGCGGCCAGCCGCATTATTGTGATGAATACCATTTATGATGATTTTCTGCGTTTATTTTTGGAAAAGGTAAAACAGCTGCGGGCGGGAACTAACGATACTGATGATTTCGGCGCTATTATTAGCGAGCCGCGCCTAAATGCGATTTTGAAAGCGGTTAATTCTGCAGTTTCGCGGGGAGCAGAACTGCTTTCTGGCGGTAACAGAGTAGATAGACCCGGATATTTTATGGAGCCAACTGTAATTTCCAGTGTGTCTCCTGATGATGACATTTCTCAAAGCGAACTTTTTGGGCCGGTGGTCTGTATTTATAGGGCGAAGTATTTTAGCGAGGCAGTGATGCTGGCCAAGAGCTCACCCTTTAGGCTTACCGCCGCTATTCATACCAAAAATATGGATCGGGCGCAGGAATTTATTAACGAGTTTCAAGGGGGAGTAGTGCGGGTTAATGGCCCTACGCATGGGTCAGAGCCGCATGTTCCTTTTGGGGGGTTAGGAATTTCAGGCAATGGCTGGCGCGAGCCCGGATTTGCTGCTCTGGATTTTTACTCGGAATGGAAACAGGTGAGCATAGATTATCATTCAACAAGGGAATTTTAA
- a CDS encoding CDP-glycerol glycerophosphotransferase family protein, with protein MRTIFVTALTGLEIRNFLVSDFYRFLQEKQDMRVVFFVEAVKYEFCKNKFSQKNQTIEPVPDIQTAQKPLRRFLNLICYASIATPTIQFRQKRAYLNGGSMINYLFKHFIWILGHFKIWKLLLRSFEYYILHDDQIWKKYFERYRPAVVMGTSLTLDEDTALLKYAKRRRIPTVGMVRSWDNLTSKTFLRIHPDRLLVQNPHMVEEATKLGDYPRERIRIVGFPQFEKYFDSAWHMSREELAARFNLDPGKRWITYFTGGLPLSVLNKRDYTDHVLMLKRSCERGEFGNAQILVRVHPNDNIILQGEAAKIPILDFGKDFKFGWDDVKLLLNVLRLSDVTINLGSTIALEAAIFNRPIILAAFNGYDEDKLPWQNKLSVTLANTVHYKDVEETGGVWKVRNEKELIQAVKTYLENPKLHEEGRRRLVETLVGPIGGASQRIFDTVISLIK; from the coding sequence ATGAGAACAATTTTTGTAACGGCCTTAACCGGGCTGGAAATAAGAAATTTTTTAGTAAGTGATTTTTACCGTTTTCTTCAGGAAAAACAGGATATGCGGGTGGTGTTTTTTGTGGAGGCGGTTAAGTACGAGTTCTGTAAAAATAAATTCTCGCAAAAAAACCAGACAATAGAGCCGGTTCCCGATATTCAAACAGCCCAAAAGCCCCTGCGGCGTTTTTTAAATCTTATCTGCTATGCCAGTATTGCCACTCCCACCATTCAGTTTCGTCAAAAACGCGCCTACCTCAATGGGGGATCTATGATTAACTATCTTTTCAAGCATTTTATCTGGATCTTGGGGCATTTTAAAATATGGAAATTGCTTCTTCGTTCTTTTGAGTACTATATTTTGCATGATGATCAGATATGGAAGAAGTATTTTGAACGATACCGGCCGGCAGTTGTTATGGGTACCAGTTTGACTCTGGATGAAGACACCGCCCTGTTAAAGTATGCCAAGCGTCGCCGCATTCCTACTGTAGGTATGGTGCGCAGTTGGGACAATCTTACTTCCAAGACTTTTTTGCGAATCCACCCGGATAGGCTACTGGTGCAAAATCCCCATATGGTGGAAGAAGCAACCAAGTTGGGTGATTATCCCCGAGAACGGATTAGGATAGTAGGTTTCCCGCAATTTGAGAAGTACTTTGATTCAGCTTGGCACATGTCACGAGAAGAGCTGGCCGCACGTTTTAATCTGGATCCGGGCAAGCGTTGGATAACTTATTTTACCGGCGGGCTGCCGCTTTCAGTTCTTAATAAACGTGATTATACGGACCATGTGTTAATGCTGAAGCGCTCGTGCGAGCGCGGTGAATTTGGCAATGCCCAAATTTTGGTACGTGTGCACCCCAATGACAACATTATTTTGCAGGGGGAGGCGGCTAAGATTCCCATTCTTGATTTTGGTAAAGATTTCAAGTTCGGATGGGACGATGTAAAGTTGCTCCTGAATGTTTTGAGGTTGAGCGACGTTACTATAAACCTTGGTTCTACCATTGCTTTGGAAGCAGCCATTTTTAATCGTCCGATTATCCTTGCCGCTTTTAATGGTTATGATGAAGATAAACTGCCGTGGCAGAATAAGCTTTCGGTAACGCTGGCTAACACCGTGCACTATAAAGACGTGGAAGAAACAGGCGGCGTATGGAAAGTGCGAAACGAAAAAGAATTGATTCAGGCTGTTAAAACTTATTTAGAAAATCCCAAACTTCACGAAGAGGGCAGGCGGCGTTTGGTAGAGACCTTGGTGGGGCCGATTGGGGGCGCATCCCAGCGGATTTTTGATACAGTGATATCTCTAATAAAGTGA
- a CDS encoding ABC transporter ATP-binding protein has translation MEAKPIPTFALLRKAFGGYKWYIALLGVLGFLSSLIAGIGIGAVIPFLSFVIGDAGESSAGGIARYIALIFKFFSIPFTLKYLLLGIVVLFMARAVILMIFGYLSAYIRADFKERTTTEIISYMLRSRWSFFGTQKVGYVNDVIFRDVDSAGKLLESLALVLLSFLSIVILSAFAFAAEPRLTLMIVVAGAFLLFLFRPLVRKTRKLGQAGASLNKDISQFVTEHTLGMKTVKSTASEEAVRVRGFAYFAQRRILELKRAILATFTGVAFEPISIVFVAYAFAVAYKAPGFNIQVFAATLFLIQRIFLYLNNGQTALHLINDTIPHATHVVRFKEALAQEREEVIKGKPFVMERELLLQSVFFSYPSSRAPVLADINLRIKKGEVVGLMGPSGAGKTSLADILMRLYDPSSGVVVVDGILSKEFDLISWRKNIGYVAQDPFLLNDTIKENIIFYDRILQDKDVAEAAERAQIYDFIKSLPHDFETLVGERGTMLSGGQRQRVALARILARRPAVLILDEATSALDSESESAIQRAIEKLKGEVTVIIIAHRLSTVKHVDRLLVLDQGKIVEEGTPEELLANPASYFHKMHHLQEVKL, from the coding sequence ATGGAAGCAAAACCCATCCCAACTTTTGCATTACTGCGTAAGGCCTTTGGCGGCTACAAATGGTATATCGCACTCCTCGGAGTGCTTGGTTTTTTATCCAGCTTAATTGCCGGTATCGGGATTGGCGCGGTTATACCGTTTCTATCCTTTGTGATAGGAGATGCGGGTGAATCTTCGGCCGGAGGAATTGCGCGCTATATTGCCCTGATTTTTAAATTTTTTTCCATCCCCTTTACCCTGAAATACCTGCTGCTGGGCATTGTTGTTCTTTTTATGGCCCGGGCAGTGATTCTTATGATTTTTGGGTATTTAAGCGCCTATATCCGCGCCGATTTCAAAGAGCGCACCACCACAGAAATTATTTCTTATATGCTTCGTTCCCGTTGGTCTTTTTTCGGTACCCAAAAAGTTGGCTATGTGAATGATGTAATTTTTCGGGACGTTGATTCGGCGGGGAAACTTCTGGAATCGTTGGCTCTGGTCCTTCTCTCTTTTCTAAGCATAGTTATTTTGTCTGCTTTTGCTTTTGCGGCAGAGCCGCGGCTTACCTTGATGATAGTTGTTGCCGGTGCCTTTCTCCTTTTTTTATTTCGTCCCTTGGTGCGAAAAACCAGAAAGTTGGGCCAAGCCGGTGCCAGTTTGAACAAAGATATTTCGCAGTTTGTGACGGAACATACCCTAGGGATGAAAACCGTCAAAAGTACAGCCAGTGAAGAAGCCGTACGTGTCCGCGGCTTTGCTTATTTTGCTCAAAGAAGGATTCTGGAATTAAAGCGTGCGATCCTCGCCACCTTCACGGGTGTGGCGTTTGAACCCATCAGTATTGTATTTGTGGCTTACGCCTTTGCTGTGGCGTATAAAGCGCCGGGATTTAACATTCAAGTATTTGCTGCCACCCTTTTTCTTATCCAAAGGATCTTTCTTTATTTAAATAACGGCCAGACCGCACTCCATCTCATCAATGACACGATTCCGCATGCAACGCATGTGGTACGTTTCAAAGAGGCTTTGGCCCAAGAGCGTGAAGAGGTGATAAAAGGAAAACCGTTTGTAATGGAGCGGGAACTATTACTGCAGAGCGTATTTTTTTCCTATCCGTCGTCAAGAGCCCCGGTGCTGGCGGACATTAATTTACGTATAAAAAAAGGGGAAGTTGTGGGTTTAATGGGGCCGTCTGGTGCGGGCAAAACTTCTCTGGCCGATATCTTGATGCGGCTTTATGATCCCAGCAGTGGCGTTGTAGTTGTAGATGGTATTTTGAGTAAAGAATTTGATTTAATAAGCTGGCGTAAAAATATCGGGTACGTGGCGCAGGACCCGTTCCTTTTAAATGATACCATTAAAGAAAATATTATTTTTTATGATCGTATTCTACAAGATAAAGATGTAGCAGAAGCCGCCGAGCGCGCCCAAATTTATGATTTTATAAAAAGTTTGCCTCATGATTTTGAAACTTTGGTAGGAGAGCGCGGCACTATGCTTTCCGGAGGGCAGAGGCAGCGTGTGGCTCTCGCGCGTATTTTGGCGCGCCGTCCCGCAGTTTTAATTCTGGATGAAGCCACCAGCGCCTTGGACAGCGAGTCGGAAAGCGCTATTCAGCGGGCCATAGAAAAGCTTAAAGGAGAAGTTACGGTCATAATTATTGCCCACCGTCTTTCCACCGTAAAGCACGTGGATCGGCTTTTGGTATTGGATCAGGGCAAGATCGTAGAGGAGGGAACGCCGGAGGAGCTTTTAGCAAACCCCGCGTCATATTTTCATAAAATGCATCACCTGCAGGAGGTTAAATTATAA
- a CDS encoding FkbM family methyltransferase, translating to MLRLLIPKTLRRVLRLWGHNIKFMIEGSGWRPLSWALKGLGILDYAKRPLVMEVKSYSQLDHLKSCQREPETVAWLENNFRPGEILYDIGANVGAYSLIAWTVTAGQGRIYAFEPGFSTFDALVQNLILNKCGDKIIPLPVALADRTEIFYFHYSDISPGHALHELSDFSASAQRVPHPAFSQPMLGWRLDDFIEKFNLPHPTHLKIDVDGEELRVIKGAERTLASPTLKSLLIEINESLAGAAEIKERLHSAGLVMSNSYKRKRPQTFNYIFERKRGETSYF from the coding sequence ATGCTACGTCTTTTAATCCCCAAAACCCTAAGGAGAGTTTTACGGCTTTGGGGGCATAATATTAAGTTTATGATAGAAGGGTCGGGTTGGAGGCCCCTTTCCTGGGCATTGAAGGGTCTGGGCATATTGGATTACGCCAAAAGACCGTTGGTGATGGAAGTTAAATCTTACAGTCAACTTGATCACCTTAAATCCTGTCAGCGAGAGCCGGAAACTGTGGCTTGGCTTGAAAATAATTTTCGTCCCGGTGAGATACTGTATGACATTGGCGCCAACGTTGGTGCCTATTCATTGATCGCTTGGACCGTCACGGCGGGGCAGGGCAGAATTTATGCTTTTGAACCCGGATTTTCCACTTTTGATGCGCTCGTCCAGAATTTAATTTTGAATAAGTGCGGAGATAAAATTATACCTCTGCCGGTGGCGCTGGCCGATAGAACAGAGATTTTTTATTTTCATTATTCAGATATTTCTCCGGGACATGCCCTGCACGAACTAAGTGACTTTTCTGCTTCTGCCCAAAGAGTTCCGCATCCGGCATTTAGCCAACCAATGTTGGGTTGGCGATTGGATGATTTTATAGAAAAATTTAATCTGCCGCACCCGACGCATTTAAAAATTGATGTTGACGGCGAAGAGCTGCGTGTTATTAAGGGGGCAGAGCGTACTCTGGCCAGTCCCACCCTGAAATCGCTGCTTATTGAAATTAATGAATCCCTCGCCGGTGCTGCTGAAATTAAAGAACGGCTGCATAGCGCGGGATTGGTTATGTCCAACTCCTATAAAAGAAAAAGGCCACAAACATTTAATTATATTTTTGAGAGAAAAAGAGGTGAGACTAGTTATTTTTAA
- a CDS encoding NUDIX hydrolase, protein MPNKIVVLHTDWFDIESEEYPNLPALCGKPIYRLNVPQSVVLAVFTEEGKMVLVRQFRPVVNRIVLELPAGGIKQGESPLEAAQRELLEETGYVCSNLQFVGNALGAADRINDNIHVFFGRNAKKNKGSVQAEEGIEVLTATPSEFIDMFTKTDPQPVGLLGVLFLIKWRLAPPELSEI, encoded by the coding sequence ATGCCCAATAAAATAGTTGTTTTGCATACTGACTGGTTTGATATAGAGAGCGAGGAATATCCAAATCTCCCTGCCTTATGCGGCAAACCGATTTATCGTCTTAATGTTCCCCAAAGCGTGGTGCTGGCTGTTTTTACAGAAGAGGGGAAGATGGTTTTGGTACGGCAGTTTAGGCCGGTAGTCAACAGGATTGTTTTGGAATTACCGGCAGGCGGAATAAAGCAGGGCGAATCTCCGCTGGAGGCCGCCCAGAGAGAACTTTTAGAAGAAACCGGTTATGTCTGTTCTAACCTGCAGTTTGTCGGTAATGCTTTGGGGGCGGCCGATAGGATCAATGACAACATACATGTTTTTTTTGGCCGCAATGCAAAAAAAAACAAAGGTAGCGTCCAAGCCGAGGAGGGCATAGAGGTTTTAACCGCTACCCCAAGTGAGTTTATAGATATGTTTACGAAGACAGACCCTCAACCGGTTGGCTTGCTGGGCGTACTTTTTCTTATTAAGTGGAGGTTGGCGCCGCCAGAGCTTAGTGAAATTTAG